In Saccharicrinis fermentans DSM 9555 = JCM 21142, a genomic segment contains:
- a CDS encoding RagB/SusD family nutrient uptake outer membrane protein produces MMKIKLYILLFIFAPLFVSCEDYLDKQQDQDGMDQYDVFEELLTAKEFLNGAYADLITEVDALGSSADYLPGMTMSGEGHPGRLSDIGATDFLSVYPAFSAGEYLSLMDKGSNYPNFVGRYKRAWQSIRTTCSFLENCDLIADASSDEVDLLKGQAYFLRAFNYHLLTKRHGGLIYLKSTIDLNEPFNQTRESYESNYEDMIEDLDLAIALLPVTWESGEYGRPTKGAAMALKSRISLFRASPLVNESNDVTKWEAAAEAAGDLINYAADNGLYPLIDASAAITMDVDHNGADLYVPEHELLEPYRSIFVGPGKTKIVPDEVIFMVANNKLPVINGVLGFPSTALTNGFTFMKGNQKPMGIGATANFVEKFETKNGLAIEDDPSYNPQEPFINRDPRFYNNILFDGVPWIEETQYNKTGIIDLATVNENGASGLDRHNYALTSNADLYKVRNLTGLLIRKWRPHGWLWSSNRNFHVNENVFRMAEVYLNYAEAVNEAYGPNGTSSNCTLTALEAVNMIRNRVGMPNVNSIYTGDVASFRERIHNERAIELCFEGIRYDDIRRWKTAGDDENTKVEYLEQYWQGVSETYPTGYRYSTEEQPALKKTFSEKHYWWPIPTSEIEAVPSFGQTPGW; encoded by the coding sequence ATGATGAAAATTAAATTATATATACTTCTCTTTATTTTTGCTCCCTTGTTTGTGAGCTGTGAAGATTATCTTGATAAGCAGCAAGATCAAGACGGGATGGATCAATATGATGTATTCGAAGAGCTACTGACTGCTAAAGAATTTTTGAATGGTGCTTATGCCGATCTGATCACAGAGGTGGATGCCCTTGGCTCAAGTGCAGATTATTTGCCCGGTATGACCATGTCAGGAGAAGGTCACCCTGGGAGACTTAGCGATATAGGAGCTACGGATTTCTTAAGTGTTTATCCCGCTTTTTCTGCAGGTGAGTACTTGAGTTTAATGGACAAAGGTTCAAATTATCCTAATTTTGTAGGTAGATATAAGAGAGCTTGGCAGAGTATAAGAACTACTTGTAGTTTTCTTGAAAACTGCGACTTAATAGCAGATGCGAGTTCCGATGAAGTGGACCTTTTAAAAGGACAGGCTTATTTTTTGAGAGCTTTTAATTATCACCTTTTGACTAAACGTCATGGTGGACTTATCTATTTGAAGAGTACCATTGACCTGAACGAACCATTTAATCAGACCAGAGAGTCCTATGAGAGTAATTATGAGGATATGATTGAAGACCTCGACTTGGCTATTGCTTTGCTTCCTGTTACTTGGGAATCTGGTGAATATGGTCGTCCAACAAAAGGTGCCGCCATGGCATTGAAATCTAGAATTTCGTTATTTAGAGCTAGTCCATTGGTGAATGAAAGTAATGATGTTACCAAATGGGAGGCTGCTGCTGAAGCTGCTGGTGATCTGATTAACTATGCCGCAGATAATGGATTATATCCTTTGATAGATGCAAGTGCGGCCATAACGATGGATGTAGATCATAATGGTGCCGACTTATATGTTCCTGAACATGAGCTTTTAGAACCTTATAGAAGTATTTTTGTGGGTCCAGGGAAAACAAAAATTGTGCCGGACGAAGTGATCTTTATGGTCGCCAATAACAAACTTCCTGTTATAAATGGGGTGTTAGGGTTTCCAAGTACTGCCCTTACCAATGGGTTTACCTTTATGAAGGGTAATCAAAAACCAATGGGTATTGGAGCGACTGCTAATTTTGTGGAGAAATTTGAAACGAAAAATGGCTTGGCCATTGAGGATGATCCTTCTTATAATCCCCAAGAACCATTTATTAACCGGGATCCTAGATTTTACAATAATATCTTATTTGATGGTGTACCCTGGATAGAAGAGACTCAATATAACAAAACAGGTATTATCGATCTGGCTACGGTGAATGAGAATGGGGCTAGTGGATTAGATAGACATAATTATGCGCTAACCTCTAATGCAGACCTTTATAAAGTGCGAAATCTAACAGGTCTACTAATAAGAAAATGGCGTCCTCACGGATGGTTATGGTCTTCAAATCGTAATTTTCATGTGAATGAGAATGTATTTAGAATGGCAGAAGTGTATCTGAATTATGCAGAAGCTGTGAATGAAGCATATGGTCCTAATGGTACTTCATCAAACTGCACGCTTACAGCGCTTGAGGCAGTGAACATGATACGTAATAGAGTGGGAATGCCCAATGTAAATTCAATTTATACCGGAGATGTTGCATCTTTTAGAGAACGTATTCACAATGAACGTGCGATAGAATTATGTTTTGAAGGAATTCGTTATGATGATATTCGACGTTGGAAGACCGCAGGTGATGATGAGAATACCAAAGTGGAGTATTTAGAACAATATTGGCAAGGGGTTTCTGAGACTTATCCTACGGGTTACAGGTATAGTACCGAAGAACAGCCTGCACTGAAGAAAACGTTTTCAGAGAAGCATTACTGGTGGCCAATACCTACTTCAGAGATAGAAGCAGTTCCTTCATTTGGTCAAACACCAGGATGGTAA